A window from Tenacibaculum singaporense encodes these proteins:
- a CDS encoding GAF domain-containing protein translates to MNIRRTKDILNIELPFKLKISFEKIVALFQKYAAKEHERHPYHESSKNIVKEAIKAPELIDGFSDESILEKHKDTIELLLEPLFPELLLENEIKAVSIPFTFTSFKFTNRFEKILQNAGEDYELKVRHFEDDLMYKYACSIILTDVYNYSIDIKRPFYFDIPDKTTNTVKKYRAAFNADFMEIYPTENAPKITEEDIKFLLDNFDDIDVWKEKFPPESYIFKGFGIMNLFDVTTDEIISEIRTSLIKKDDDLVSTLQGIFRRFFGINDLSLGFSIFETDSNNFSSSHINKEESLVLNYEKDVSCDCIFCNYILEKLFINKETLAISDVEKYGKQTDNKNFYHRLKDKNIGSIILVPIQASTNNSLAIIEFASPRPFELNSINQNKLQDLIPLFKIAVDRFSEEHQNVLEATIQENYTSIHPTVKWRFYEAAERFHRESYEAKEKVKIEDIIFPDVHPLYGQSDIKGSSIARNTAIKEDLTTQLSLAISVLLEACKVESLPIYKELRFRVEEYLSEVKKGLKAGDEIAILDFLKREIYPVFNHIKMVNNDLSFLVESYINRLDPNLQVVYEKRKAYEDSVTLLNDKLASFIDARQEEAQQMFPHYFERYKTDGVEYNMYIGQSLTKEKKYDDLYLYNLRLWQLQVMCEMENVALKATEKMEHKLRVASLILVHSNPLAIKFRMDEKQFDVDGAYNIRYEIIKKRIDKAHIKGTKERLTVPGKIAIVYSQDKDAEEYYKYIKYLQSKKLLGSVEKLDIEDLQGVSGLKALRVEVIYNKNFDTQKTMTIDELIQEFK, encoded by the coding sequence ATGAATATAAGACGAACAAAAGACATTCTAAATATAGAGCTTCCTTTTAAACTTAAAATAAGTTTTGAAAAAATTGTTGCTTTATTTCAAAAGTATGCGGCTAAAGAGCATGAGAGACATCCGTATCATGAGTCTTCTAAAAATATAGTTAAAGAAGCAATAAAAGCTCCTGAGTTAATAGATGGTTTTTCTGATGAATCTATATTAGAAAAACATAAGGACACTATTGAGTTGTTACTAGAACCTTTATTTCCTGAGTTACTATTAGAAAATGAAATTAAGGCAGTTAGTATTCCGTTTACTTTTACTTCTTTCAAGTTTACAAATCGATTTGAAAAAATATTACAAAATGCCGGAGAAGACTATGAATTAAAAGTTCGTCATTTTGAAGATGATTTAATGTATAAATACGCTTGTAGTATCATATTAACAGATGTTTATAACTATTCCATCGACATAAAACGCCCCTTTTATTTTGATATTCCTGATAAAACAACCAACACAGTAAAAAAATATCGTGCAGCTTTTAATGCTGATTTCATGGAGATTTATCCAACTGAAAATGCTCCGAAAATAACTGAAGAAGATATTAAGTTTTTACTTGACAATTTTGATGATATTGACGTTTGGAAAGAAAAATTCCCTCCTGAATCCTACATCTTTAAGGGATTTGGAATAATGAATCTATTTGATGTTACAACCGATGAAATTATTTCAGAAATAAGAACCAGTCTTATAAAAAAAGACGACGATCTGGTTAGTACACTACAAGGAATATTTCGCAGGTTTTTTGGCATAAATGACTTATCTCTTGGATTTTCCATTTTCGAAACCGACTCCAACAATTTTTCATCTTCACATATAAATAAAGAAGAAAGCCTTGTTTTAAACTATGAGAAAGATGTTTCTTGCGATTGCATTTTCTGTAATTATATTTTAGAAAAACTTTTTATAAACAAAGAAACCCTTGCCATTTCAGATGTAGAAAAGTATGGTAAACAAACCGATAACAAGAATTTTTACCACCGTTTAAAAGACAAAAATATTGGTAGTATTATTTTAGTTCCAATACAAGCTTCAACTAATAACAGCTTAGCGATTATTGAATTTGCTTCGCCAAGACCTTTTGAACTAAACTCTATCAATCAAAATAAACTACAAGACTTGATTCCGCTGTTTAAAATAGCGGTTGATCGTTTCTCAGAAGAGCATCAAAATGTACTTGAAGCTACAATTCAGGAAAATTACACCTCAATTCACCCAACTGTAAAATGGCGTTTTTATGAGGCTGCTGAAAGATTCCATAGAGAATCATATGAAGCAAAGGAAAAAGTTAAAATTGAGGATATTATTTTTCCAGACGTGCACCCTTTATATGGTCAATCTGACATTAAGGGTTCTTCTATAGCTAGAAACACGGCTATTAAAGAAGATCTAACTACTCAACTTTCTTTAGCCATTTCTGTTTTATTAGAGGCCTGTAAAGTTGAAAGCCTTCCTATTTATAAAGAATTACGATTTAGGGTTGAAGAATATTTATCAGAAGTAAAAAAAGGATTGAAAGCTGGTGATGAAATAGCCATTTTAGATTTTTTAAAACGCGAAATCTACCCTGTATTTAATCATATAAAAATGGTTAATAACGATTTAAGCTTCTTGGTAGAATCATATATCAATCGTTTAGATCCTAACTTACAAGTAGTATACGAAAAGCGTAAAGCTTATGAAGATAGTGTTACTTTACTAAATGATAAACTGGCTTCTTTTATTGACGCTAGACAAGAAGAAGCACAACAAATGTTCCCTCATTATTTTGAGCGTTATAAAACCGATGGTGTTGAGTATAACATGTACATAGGGCAGTCATTAACTAAAGAGAAAAAATATGACGACTTATACTTATACAACCTTAGGTTATGGCAATTACAAGTAATGTGTGAAATGGAAAATGTCGCCTTGAAAGCTACTGAAAAAATGGAACACAAACTCAGAGTTGCTTCGTTAATTCTAGTACATAGCAATCCGTTAGCAATTAAGTTTAGAATGGATGAAAAACAATTTGATGTTGATGGCGCCTATAACATTCGTTATGAAATTATAAAAAAGCGTATTGATAAAGCTCACATTAAAGGAACCAAAGAGCGATTAACTGTTCCTGGTAAAATAGCAATTGTATACTCTCAAGACAAAGATGCTGAAGAATATTACAAGTACATTAAATATTTACAATCTAAAAAACTACTAGGCAGCGTAGAAAAACTAGACATTGAAGATTTACAAGGTGTTTCAGGGTTAAAAGCATTGCGTGTAGAGGTTATCTACAATAAAAATTTTGATACTCAAAAAACAATGACTATTGATGAACTCATCCAAGAGTTCAAATAA